The Microtus ochrogaster isolate Prairie Vole_2 unplaced genomic scaffold, MicOch1.0 UNK35, whole genome shotgun sequence genome has a segment encoding these proteins:
- the LOC102000397 gene encoding gamma-interferon-inducible protein 16-like: protein MSEYKKIVLLKGLECMDNYHFRILKSLLRRELHLSERMQNDYDKIQIADLMEDTFPKDAGLRKLIGFCQEIKDLLYLVEDLKAEKAKVEKQKKGKNKTAVKGKQGEPSSAHGLCSRNAPSSEEKRTAQIESGKKRKLIQEQTQPLEPSGSNTQKDEGCLQTSQKPPTPSSNSSNKKQKTTNTKQQSTLKIDDSQKKHQLLGLSATSNSSAAWEGQTLQGLAATASSSLNTPQTFPATCDSLKTSQGSPEPHCQSFLISPVSDSSIHPMTLTLSSRVQTPYEPSSTASSNVWVPSVSSETVSNSLSAPQMSPVSCSIRAQNLHVPTRAAFNSIQTLHNPQTGSGSAQSPRVPATLKSKSQVIKTPPATGSSSVQVPHTLPGAVPKNVSTTQVPQRTTGSSIQTLNTGRVNVPKNVQVPGPLATVPVYVLTSLPSSATASSSLQVLPLTTSNSLPDGVPRPIATSRVQTTQIHPAAASSFNQAPHAPLQTMPRSVCPTQDHRGVASSTGQALPCPKVEAPSCALASQMPSATTSESLLAPPTTCLLAPMVSSATTSSSSYETPRRGNIPKEPAKEEGYHREPKEVMVLKVTEPFTYDLKLDKRMFHATVATENEFYRVKIFDPDLKNKFIPNKIIAISNYFGSKGFLEIHESSCVSDVDKNRTMDISKTLRKRANATPKIRDLFSQAQGTYVSGEFVVYQKTERNPLIYYGIEDDTGKMEVVVHGRLTNIKCEPGQKLRLICFELSSSTDTWQLKSVRHSNMQVVNVRKKATLA from the exons ATGAGTGAATACAAAAAAATTGTTCTTCTAAAAGGATTAGAGTGTATGGACAACTACCACTTTAGAATACTTAAGTCCTTACTAAGAAGAGAACTACACCTGTCTGAAAGGATGCAAAATGATTATGACAAAATTCAGATTGCTGACCTGATGGAAGATACATTCCCAAAAGATGCTGGACTCCGCAAACTGATAGGATTTTGTCAAGAAATTAAAGATCTTCTATACCTTGTTGAAGATcttaaagcagagaaagcaaaag ttgaaaaacaaaagaaaggaaagaacaaaactgCAGTAAAAGGAAAGCAAGGGGAGCCCAGCAGTGCCCATGGTCTTTGCTCCAGGAATGCACCCTCTTCAGAG gaaaaacgAACTGCGCAAATTGAAAGTGGCAAAAAAAGGAAGCTTATCCAAGAGCAGACTCAGCCTCTAGAACCTTCAGGAAGcaacacacagaaagatgaaGGTTGTCTCCAGACTTCTCAGAAGCCTCCAACACCATCCagcaattcctccaacaag aaacagaaaaccacaaacacCAAACAACAGAGTACTCTAAAGATAGACGATTCCCAGAAAAAACACCAGCTTCTAGGATTGTCAGCAACCAGCAACTCCTCAGCTGCATGGGAAGGCCAGACTCTTCAGGGTCTCGCGGCAACAGCTTCTAGCAGCCTCAACACTCCCCAGACATTTCCAGCAACATGTGACTCTTTAAAAACGTCTCAAGGCTCTCCAGAACCACACTGCCAAAGTTTTCTAATATCTCCAGTATCAGACTCTAGCATCCATCCCATGACTCTAACACTATCCAGTCGTGTCCAAACTCCTTATGAACCTTCATCAACAGCATCCAGTAATGTCTGGGTCCCTAGTGTGTCTTCAGAAACGGTGTCCAATTCTCTCAGTGCTCCTCAGATGTCTCCAGTATCATGCTCCATCCGTGCCCAGAACCTTCACGTACCTACAAGAGCAGCATTCAATAGCATACAGACTCTTCACAATCCTCAAACAGGATCTGGAAGTGCCCAAAGCCCTAGAGTACCTGCAACATTGAAAAGCAAATCCCAGGTCATAAAGACGCCTCCAGCAACAGGATCCAGCAGTGTTCAGGTGCCCCACACTCTTCCAGGAGCAGTGCCCAAAAATGTCAGCACCACTCAGGTGCCTCAAAGAACAACAGGCAGTAGCATTCAGACTCTTAACACAGGTAGGGTAAATGTACCCAAGAATGTACAGGTCCCAGGTCCCTTAGCAACAGTACCTGTTtatgtcctgacttctttgccaTCTTCAGCAACAGCATCTAGTAGTCTCCAGGTACTTCCACTAACAACATCCAACAGTCTTCCGGATGGGGTGCCTAGACCAATAGCGACAAGTAGAGTCCAGACCACTCAAATTCATCCAGCAGCAGCATCCAGCTTCAACCAGGCTCCTCATGCTCCTCTGCAAACAATGCCCAGAAGTGTATGCCCCACTCAAGATCATCGAGGAGTAGCATCCAGCACTGGTCAGGCTCTTCCCTGTCCTAAAGTAGAAGCACCCAGTTGTGCTCTGGCTTCCCAGATGCCTTCAGCAACAACATCTGAAAGTCTCCTAGCTCCACCAACAACATGTCTCCTTGCTCcaatggtgtcttcagcaactaCCAGCAGCAGTTCATATGAG aCACCAAGGAGGGGAAACATACCAAAGGAACCTGCTAAGGAAGAAGGTTATCATCGAGAACCCAAAGAAGTGATGGTTTTGAAAGTAACAGAACCATTTACTTATGATTTGAAACTTGACAAAAGGATGTTCCATGCCACAGTGGCGACTGAGAATGAATTCTATAGAGTGAAGATTTTTGACCCAGATTTAAAGAACAAGTTCATTCCAAATAAGATCATTGCCATATCAAATTATTTTGGCTCAAAAGGATTTCTGGAAATACACGAAAGTTCCTGTGTGTCTGATGTAGACAAGAACAGAACCATGGATATCtcaaaaacactgaggaaaaGAGCCAATGCGACTCCTAAAATTAGGGATCTTTTCTCACAGGCACAGGGGACATATGTGAGTGGAGAGTTTGTGGTGTATCAG AAAACTGAGAGGAATCCCTTAATTTACTATGGAATTGAAGATGATACAGGGAAAATGGAAGTGGTGGTCCATGGAAGACTGACCAATATAAAGTGTGAGCCAGGCCAAAAACTTCGACTCATCTGTTTTGAATTGTCCTCAAGCACAGATACATGGCAGCTGAAGTCTGTAAGACACAGTAACATGCAG GTCGTCAATGTCAGAAAGAAAGCCACTCTAGCCTGA